Sequence from the Candidatus Eisenbacteria bacterium genome:
CGGGCGCGAGCCCGAGAGCCGGTGACCGATGCCATCGCAAAGCTCGTGGAGCCGCTCGTAGGCGCGCGGACTCAGGAGCGCCGTGCCGATCAGTCGGGCGGCGCGCTCGCGATAGGCGGTCGCCAGCGAGTCGGGATCCGAAACGCGCGGGCGCGCGGCATGAGCCGTGATCGAACTCGCGGCGAGTCCGCAGGCGAGCATCCATGCGGTGGCCCGAGCCGCCCGTCGGGAGTGTCGGATCGAGTGGTTCATCTCGCGCGGCACGCTAGCACAGGCGTCATCGCGGGCGGGCGGCGAAGCGTGCCCGCGGCCAGCCGAAGCGCTCGAGCTTCACTCGCCCGCGGGCATCGAAGCCCACCCCCTCGCGCTCGAGACGCATGCGCTGCGTGAGCGCGCCACTGGGACTCAGTCGCGCGATCCCCAGCCGCCCGTCGGCACTCAGGATGCGGTGCCATGGCAGTGGTGAGCCATCCGGGAGCGCGTGCATGGCGTAGCCGACCAGGCGCGCCTGGCGCGGCAACTTCGCGAGTTCCGCAATCGCGCCGTAGGTGGAGACTCGCCCCCGCGGCACGCGTCTGACCACTGCGTAGATCGCGGTGTAGGCGCTGGAGCGTGGAGCGGGTGAGGCGTTTCGGGCGCGCGCAGCCATGATCGCAACACTAGTCGCACTCGCCACGCGACGCCTAGCGCAACGTGAACCGAAACGGCACGGCCACCCACACCGCGACCGGGTGCCCGGCGGCGCGCGCCGGCTCGAACCGCCACTGCAGGAGCGCGGCCCGCGCGGCGTTCTCGAACATCGGGTTCGCATCGCGCCCCATCACCTCGATCCGGGCCACGCGTCCGTCGCGACCGATCAGTGCTTGAAAGGTCACGCGGCCCTCGAAGCCGGCGAGCTTGAGCACTTCCGGATACTCGGGGGCCACGCGGTGCCAGACCACCGGCTCCTCATCGCGAGGAACGTGGACACCCAGTTCGGGAAGGACCTCGAGCTCAGCCGGCGAGCCAACCTCTCCCTTCGGCGTGCTTCGGACGCCCGAGTCCATCGACTCAGAGTTGCCGATCGGCGTGCCGGTTTCGGGCTCACGATGCAGCTCCGGCGGTGCGACTTCGACCTGGCGAACCTCGGCCACCTCGCAAGGCGGTGTCGGTCGAACGGGAGGCAGCGGGCGCGCCCGATCGGCTGGAGGCGGCAGCATCGGCGTCGTCTCGAAGCGCTCGAGCGTGACACGAACGCTTGCGACCGGCCGCGCACGGGTCGTGCGACCGAGCAGCGGCGCGAGGCCGAGAAACAGCGCAAGACTCATGGACATCGCGCAGGACAGCGCGGCGATCAGATGGCGACGCTCCACCGATTGAAGATCGGGCGCGCCGTAGGGCATGAACTCGTGCAGGACGACCGTGCGGGTCATGGAGTCCTCCCGCCGCGGGTCAACGAGTCTGGCGACGCTTTGATCGTGGCACTGGATACGGCGGCGGCGAAGCGAATTCGGGTCGAGGAGCGGGCCAGAGGGCGAGGTTCGCGGGTCACGATCGGCCGGCCAGCCGCCAGCCGGCGTGGTCGGAGGCCAGCCGGGAGCGCGGTGTCGGCGGCCCGATCTCGCGCGCCAGCCTTGCCGGTTCAACCTCAAGGCCAAATGCGC
This genomic interval carries:
- a CDS encoding methyltransferase; its protein translation is MAARARNASPAPRSSAYTAIYAVVRRVPRGRVSTYGAIAELAKLPRQARLVGYAMHALPDGSPLPWHRILSADGRLGIARLSPSGALTQRMRLEREGVGFDARGRVKLERFGWPRARFAARPR
- a CDS encoding energy transducer TonB, whose amino-acid sequence is MTRTVVLHEFMPYGAPDLQSVERRHLIAALSCAMSMSLALFLGLAPLLGRTTRARPVASVRVTLERFETTPMLPPPADRARPLPPVRPTPPCEVAEVRQVEVAPPELHREPETGTPIGNSESMDSGVRSTPKGEVGSPAELEVLPELGVHVPRDEEPVVWHRVAPEYPEVLKLAGFEGRVTFQALIGRDGRVARIEVMGRDANPMFENAARAALLQWRFEPARAAGHPVAVWVAVPFRFTLR